The genomic segment CTATCAGGCCTTAGTAGCTGGCGATGTGGCGCGTCACCTTCGCTTCAGTGGCAATGGGATAAAGCTCTCGGGCCGCATAGGAGGTGATGCCGAAATAAGTGTAGGTGAAGCTGAGGAAGGAATTCCTCCTGGTCTCACCTTCTATTCAGACCTTCCCCCTGTCCCTCATGTTCCTCCGGGGCTCACCATTCAGGAGGGGGCTCGCATTGAAGGCCATCTGCGCTACACAGCTGTGGAGGAAGCCTCAATACCTCCGGGTGCAGTGGGAGGAAAAGTGGAGTTCAAGAAGCATGAGCCTCCCAGGAAAGAAGCTCCTCCTACCCACGCAAGGGCGATAAACTGGGGCCTTGACCGCCTGCGCTACCTTGTGAGCCTTCTCCTCATCGGGACATTAATGCTCCTTATAGCCCCAAACTGGACCCAGCAGCTGGCGGGAAACATCAGAGCGAAGCCCTTGCCCAGCCTCGGATGGGGCATAGTGACCCTGGTAGCTTTCGGGCTTTCAGTGTTGGTATTGGTTATTGCGGTTGTGATAGTAAGCCTGCTTTTGGGGCTTCTTACCATAAGGGAGCTTGTCGGTTGGTCCCTCTTTACCGGTTTTATGGCGGGAGCTGCGGCGCTCTGGGGTATGGGGCTGACCTGGATTTATTTGACAAGGGTTCTGGTGGGATTTGCCCTGGGAATGGGGATTTTCCGGGCTTTCAGGAGCCAGGTTACAGGCCGTGGGTGGTGGCCTTTGATCGTAGGGGCTGTAATTCTGGTGCTCATTACTTCGGTCCCTATCCTGGGGAGGCTTCTGGCCTGGGCAGCATCGCTGGTGGGCCTTGGAGCTTTCTGGCTATGGGCCAGAGAAAAACCCTCTCTCGCTGGTTAGAAAACCTATTGTTTCGCTGGGAATAAAGGAGGTAAAAGTGGTAAGGAAAGTGGCTTTGAGCTTGATTTTAGCCCTCTTTCTCTGGAGTCTGGCCCAGCCAGCCTTCGCCGAAGGGGGGAAAATGCTTTTCGGCGAGGACTTTACCCTCAGAAGCGGTGAAACATACCGAGGCGATGTGCTCATCTTCGGTGGAAACCTGGTCCTTGAAGAAGGAAGCCACCTTGAAGGAAACGTTGTTGTATTCGGGGGACGGGCAAAAGTAAGCGGTACCCTGGAGGGGGACCTGGCTGTTTTTGGAGGGGATGTAAAGGTTGAGAGCACCGGGAAAATAGAAGGCGACGTAGTCGTAATGGGCGGGAGGCTGGTTAAAGAAGAGGGGGCTGTTATAGAGGGGGAAGTTACAGAAGAGGCACCTTTCCTGCTGCCCCCTGTAGCACCCCCTTACTCATCCCTTAGAGACTTTGTTAACTGGCTGTTGTGGGGAAGTGTTCGTTTTATGCTCACCCTCATTGCCCTTATAGCGGCTTCAATCCTCATAATAAGCCTCTGGCCCGAGCAAGTCAAAGTTATCGCCGAAACGATAAACAAAGCCCCCTTAGAGAGCGGAGGAATAGGCCTGGGAGCCGTTGTCCTGGGTGTCCCGGCTGGGCTTGTGCTTCTTCTCTTCGCCTGTCTGGGCCTTCTGGTGTGGCTTGCGCTCCTTATCGCGGGGCTTTTCGGCCTTACAGCTCTGGCATACAGGCTGGGTGAAAAGGTCTTTGAATCAGCTGGGAGTCAAGGGCTTTCCCCTCTTTTGCAGGTTATACTGGGTGTTGCCTTGATCCAGCTTTTGGGCTTGATCCCGTGTCTGGGCTTTCTCTTGCAGCTTGTGATATACTCTCTCGGGATAGGAGCGGTGATCCTGAGCCGAGCTGGAACTTATCGGGGTTACTGCGAGAAAGGAGGACCGGTTGAGGCAAGCAGCAGTAGTAGCTGAGAACCTCACTAAAAAGTTCGGCGATTTCACAGCGGTTGACCATATAAGTTTCACTATAAAGCGAGGGGAAATTTTCGGCTTTCTGGGGCCAAATGGGGCAGGCAAGACTACCACCATAAGGATGCTTCTGGGACTGCTTCGCCCCACCGAGGGCCGGGCCTGGGTTCTGGGCTTTGATTCTCAGAGAGAGACGGAAGAAGTCCGCAAGCGCATCGGCTACATGACCCAGAAATTTAGCCTTTACAATGACCTTACAGTTGAAGAAAATTTGCGCTTTTACGGACGCGTCTATGGTCTTAGGGGTAAAGCGTTGGAAGAGAGGATAGATTATGCAGTTGAAATGGCCGGATTAAAGGGGAAAGAGAAAATGCTAACCGCTAACCTTTCAGGCGGATGGAAGCAGCGTCTGGCCTTCGGTTGTGCTATCCTCCATCAGCCTGAAATGCTTTTTCTGGATGAACCCACCGCGGGAGTCGATCCCATATCCAGAAGGGCTTTCTGGGACTTGCTCTACGAGCTGGCTGATAGGGGCATAACCATACTGGTGACTACCCACTACATGGATGAAGCCGAACACTGCCACAACCTGGTTTTGATCTACAATGGGCGTATAATTGCTCAGGGTTCTCCCCGGGAGCTGAAGGCCGAGATGAAAGGGTGGGTTCTGGAGATACGCTGCGATAAATACCAGGAAGCTCTAACGGCATTGAGGGAAAGGGCCCTGCCCGCAGAACCGGTCTCTCCCGAGCACCCGTTTTTGGCTCTGGGAGGCGAGGTCGCCCTTTACGGTTCAGCTATTCACCTTGTAACTCCCGAAGCTGAAAGTTACCGGGCCACCGTTGAGGAAATCCTCAAGAAGAAAGGCCTGAAGATTCACAGCATTGAAGCAATTGTTCCCTCTCTGGAAGATGTGTTCATTGCCAGAATCAGAGCCATTGAGGCCGCCCGGATCTACGAAAAAGCGCAATCCACAAAGGGTTGAGGACGGCGAAAGCCCCTTCCCACACCGGACGCTCACCTTACAGATAGGCCTCTTCAACGCCCTGCCCCGTGTGGGGGGAAGCCAGGGCACCTCAAGTTCGGCGGGGCAAATTTTACGGAAGCCTGGTTAAAACGGCATAGAAATCCTCTCCGAGGTGGTGGAGGGGCTTCAATTCATCGTTCTCCAACTTCCACACCTTATCAAAGGCTTCTTCCACAACCGAAGCAGCCACAACCTGGCCCACGAAGAGAGTGTGATCCCCTGTGGTGAAGGCATCGGTGAGCACACATTCTATGTGTCCGATGCACTCCTCCACCAGGGGCACGTCAATTTCCAAGGCATCAACGGGGGTTATTCCGGCCCTGGCAAATTTATCCACATCCCGGCCCGAGTAAGTCCCGCATATTTCCACAGCTTTAAGAAGGGAAACGCTGGGGATGTTCAGGGCAAATTGTTCGCTTTTTTTGATGAGATCGTGGGTGAAACGGACGGGGTGTATGGCTACCCCTATAAGGGGCGGAGAGAAACTCAGGGGGGTAATCCAGGAAGCGCTCATCACATTCTCCTTATCCTTGTAATGGGAGGTCACCAGAACTACCCCACCGGCGTTTATAAGCCTAAAGGCATGGGAAACAGGAATTTCAACCTTCTTCATGACTCACTCCCCCTCGTTCTTTCCCCTCTCCAGAAGTATCCCAACTTCGTAAAAACCAAGCTTGTGGTAGAATCCTCTGGCGGCGAAGTTGTCTGCTTCCGTTATAACCTCTACCTCAATGCAACCCCTTCGGAAGCAATGGTTCACCACGTATTTAAGGAGACAGGTGCCTACACCTTTACCTCTTTCGCCTTCAGTTACCACGAATTCATCAATGAGGGCGACCAGGCCTCCGTGGGATAAGCTTTCCCGATACCAGACAGTGGCTAACCCTTTGATGTCCCCTCTTTCCTCGGCTACAAAGGCTTCAAAGTTCGGAGAATCAAGGGCTTCCTCCCAACGCGGCGCAAATTCCTCATACGGAGAAGATTCCAGCCTCAGGAACTCCTGCAACTGAACGATAAGGTTCCAGACTCCTCTGGCATCCTCGCGGTTTGCTTTACGGATTTTAAGGTGCATATTTGAAGGGATGGCGAGCGGCATCTTTTTCATTCAGGATTTCTTCCAGTACCGGGCGCCCTTCAATGGCCTTGCGTATGGCCGCCCGCATGGCTTTGAAATTGTTGAGCTCAATGCGCTTTTCTATCGCCGCCGAAGGATGGACAAAAGCGTTCACTATCATGATGATTTTATCCAAAAGGGCCTCGGGCAGGGTCCCATCGTTAATCATCCAGTCAATGGCCCTGTTTATACCCCTGGCCGCCACCTCGTAAATCTGATGGCGCTGCCGGTCAGTGCGAACGGTTACCGTTGGAACCAAGATGACCATGGGACGGTCCCTGATTACGGCCAGTTCGTGGCCGGGCCGCTCCTCTTTAAGGGCTCGCGCAGCAGCTCTCCCCACGGGGCCATCCTTAGTCCCCATTACCAGGTCAATGTGAGCGATCTCATGGAAAGGAGGCCCCGAAAAGCCCTCACCCACCGCAAAGGTCAGGTCAAAGGTCCTCTTGTTCACCTGATACGCTACGGGGAAAGAGGTCCTTATAGTCTCATTGCCCAGGTGATATTCCACTTCCCGGCGGGGTATTTTGCCCAGAGCTTCCAGTTCAAACCGCATTTCCTCCTGATCTTCCCGCCGGAAAGCATCCCCCGGCATCATGGGAAGACGGGAGTCGCCCACCCTGAGGCCCATCATCATAAGGCCTTCTTTCACCGCCTGGGTAGAACCCTGCCTCACTATGATGCGAATTATTTTCTGAATCTTCCTCTGCCATTCTCTGGCGGTATCCAGGTCACCGGATTTCACTGCTCTGTAAATTTTTTGCCAGATGTCGGGCACAAGGTTGGCCGATGCCAGGATAGCTCCATCGGCTCCGGCCGCCAGGGCCGCAACTACCGTCTCATCGTGACCGGTGAAAATACCCACTTCGCCCCACACTTTCTCTATAAGGGCCATCAGGAACGGTATATCTCCGGATGAATCTTTTATGCCTATTACGTTTTCCAGGTCCAGCAGGGAGCCCTCGGCTGTCCACCATTCGTGGTGGGTGCCTGCGCACTGAGGTATGTTGTAAATGATTATGGGGATCCCCACTCTATCCACAGCCCGGTAGTGGTCGTAGATTTCGTTGTAGGTGGGCTTAAGGTAGAAAGGGGTAACCACCAGGGCGGCATCGGCTCCCGCATCTTTGGCGAAGCGGGTTAGCTCCAGAGTCTCCCTTGTAGAAGGGGCTCCCGTGCCCGCTATTACAGGCACTTTCCCCCCGGCTTCCTCCACCGCTATCTCTATGATTCTCTTCCTTTCTTCCGGCGCAAGGTAGACGAATTCACCGGTGGTGCCAGCCACCAGAAAGCCATCCACATCGGGCAGGAGAAACCG from the Anaerolineae bacterium genome contains:
- a CDS encoding polymer-forming cytoskeletal protein; amino-acid sequence: MVRKVALSLILALFLWSLAQPAFAEGGKMLFGEDFTLRSGETYRGDVLIFGGNLVLEEGSHLEGNVVVFGGRAKVSGTLEGDLAVFGGDVKVESTGKIEGDVVVMGGRLVKEEGAVIEGEVTEEAPFLLPPVAPPYSSLRDFVNWLLWGSVRFMLTLIALIAASILIISLWPEQVKVIAETINKAPLESGGIGLGAVVLGVPAGLVLLLFACLGLLVWLALLIAGLFGLTALAYRLGEKVFESAGSQGLSPLLQVILGVALIQLLGLIPCLGFLLQLVIYSLGIGAVILSRAGTYRGYCEKGGPVEASSSSS
- a CDS encoding ABC transporter ATP-binding protein, which translates into the protein MRQAAVVAENLTKKFGDFTAVDHISFTIKRGEIFGFLGPNGAGKTTTIRMLLGLLRPTEGRAWVLGFDSQRETEEVRKRIGYMTQKFSLYNDLTVEENLRFYGRVYGLRGKALEERIDYAVEMAGLKGKEKMLTANLSGGWKQRLAFGCAILHQPEMLFLDEPTAGVDPISRRAFWDLLYELADRGITILVTTHYMDEAEHCHNLVLIYNGRIIAQGSPRELKAEMKGWVLEIRCDKYQEALTALRERALPAEPVSPEHPFLALGGEVALYGSAIHLVTPEAESYRATVEEILKKKGLKIHSIEAIVPSLEDVFIARIRAIEAARIYEKAQSTKG
- a CDS encoding flavin reductase family protein, which gives rise to MKKVEIPVSHAFRLINAGGVVLVTSHYKDKENVMSASWITPLSFSPPLIGVAIHPVRFTHDLIKKSEQFALNIPSVSLLKAVEICGTYSGRDVDKFARAGITPVDALEIDVPLVEECIGHIECVLTDAFTTGDHTLFVGQVVAASVVEEAFDKVWKLENDELKPLHHLGEDFYAVLTRLP
- a CDS encoding GNAT family N-acetyltransferase — translated: MHLKIRKANREDARGVWNLIVQLQEFLRLESSPYEEFAPRWEEALDSPNFEAFVAEERGDIKGLATVWYRESLSHGGLVALIDEFVVTEGERGKGVGTCLLKYVVNHCFRRGCIEVEVITEADNFAARGFYHKLGFYEVGILLERGKNEGE
- the dapA gene encoding 4-hydroxy-tetrahydrodipicolinate synthase; this encodes MGKKPAWFKGIIPALVTPFKKDGSLDEEAYRELIRFLLPDVDGFLVAGTTGEFVYLAPEERKRIIEIAVEEAGGKVPVIAGTGAPSTRETLELTRFAKDAGADAALVVTPFYLKPTYNEIYDHYRAVDRVGIPIIIYNIPQCAGTHHEWWTAEGSLLDLENVIGIKDSSGDIPFLMALIEKVWGEVGIFTGHDETVVAALAAGADGAILASANLVPDIWQKIYRAVKSGDLDTAREWQRKIQKIIRIIVRQGSTQAVKEGLMMMGLRVGDSRLPMMPGDAFRREDQEEMRFELEALGKIPRREVEYHLGNETIRTSFPVAYQVNKRTFDLTFAVGEGFSGPPFHEIAHIDLVMGTKDGPVGRAAARALKEERPGHELAVIRDRPMVILVPTVTVRTDRQRHQIYEVAARGINRAIDWMINDGTLPEALLDKIIMIVNAFVHPSAAIEKRIELNNFKAMRAAIRKAIEGRPVLEEILNEKDAARHPFKYAP